The nucleotide sequence TCGGCGGTCGTCAGCCCTTCCAGAACGCCGTCAGCCGCCGCCACACCTGCCGCCGGCCCAGCGCGGGGAACAGGCAGCCGGCAAGCAGCAGATACACCACGACCCGCGAGGGCAGATCGCGCACGCGTGCCTGCACCCGGCCGGTCTGGGCGAACGCTTCGTCGACCATCTCGAACGGCACGATCCGGGTCAGCTCGCCCAGATGACCCGGCGCGAACGCTCCCTCGGCAACCACGACTTCACGAGAGATGACACACTTGGCACCCAACGGAGCTCCCGCCGAACAGTGATCTTGGTCGACACGGTTCCAGCAGGAGCTCCGTTGCCTACTTTCTGACGGTCTTGACAGACCAGCCCCACCCTTGACTGAACGGCATTGCGGCTAGTCCTGCGAAGGCCCTGATCGGTCGCGGTCGTTGTCGGTCGCGGACGGTGTCGGCGGCGGGGTGGTGGTGAGGGCCACCTCGGTGGTTCCGCCTCGGCGCAGGGTGTTGTAGATGGGGCAGGACGAGGTGAACAGCCGTACCAACTCCCGGCCTTCCGCGGCACGCACGCCCTCCAGGTGGATGTCGAGGCGGATGCGGCGGTAGCGGGTCGCGTCGTCGGGGTCCCGTTCGAAGGAGACCGTGACGGCGGCCCGGGCCAGGTCCGCACCCCGTTCGCGGGCGTGGGTCTGGATGTTGCCCAGCGCGCACGACGCCAGCGAGGAGAGCAGCAACTCGCCGGCCTGGACGGCCTCGTCAGGACCGCCGCGCGAGTCGGTCACGAAGTGGTTCGTCCCCGCGGAGACCAGGAAACGCCCTTGGACGTCGGTGGTCCGGCCGGAGACCGTCACGATCGGCGAGGCCGTCACCGGGCCTCCCCCGCGGACGCCGGGACCCCGGCGCGCAGTCGCCAGTCGCCCGTGCCGGGTCGCCGCAGGCCCAGGTTCTCGCGCAGCGTGCGTCCGGAGTACTCGGTGCGGAACAGGCCCCGGGCCTGGAGTTCGGGCACCACTTGCCGCACGAAGTCCTCGAAGGCGCCCGGGGTGTGGACGGCGCCGATCATGAAGCCGTCGCACGCTCCTTCCGTGAACCAGCGCTCCAGCCCGTCCGCGACGTCGGCCGCGGTGCCGACGAACGAGCCCTCGGTGCGTCCGCCGTACCACCGGCCGAGTTCGCGCAGGGTGAGCCCGTCGCGCCGGGTGCGTTCGGCGACCTCGCGGTAGTGCCCGTCGACCCCCGGGACGTCCATGAGCGGCAGCGGCTCGTCCAGCGGGAAGCGCGACAGGTCGACGTCGAGGTGGTACGCCAGGATGGACAGGCCCGCCACGGGGTCGACGAGGTCGTGCAGGCGTGCCTCGCTCTCCCGGGCCGCCGCCGCGGTCGCCGCGACCACCGGGGTGGCCATCGGCAGGATCTTGACGTCGTGCGGTTCGCGGCCCGCGGCGACCGCGCGGCCCTTGATGTCGGCGTAGAAGTCCTGCGCCGACTCCAGCGACGCGTGGCTGCAGAAGATCACGTCCGCCCAGCGCGCGGCGAAGTCCCGGCCCTTGGGCGAGGCGCCGGCCTGGATGACGACCGGGTACCCCTGCGGCGGCCGGGCGACGTTCAGCGGGCCGCTCACGTCGAACCAGCGGCCGTGGTGGTCGATCGCGCGCACCTTGTCCGGGTCGGCGAACAGCGGTGCGGCGCGGTCCAGCACGAGCGCGTCGTCCGCCCAGCTGTCCCAGAGCTTGCACGTGACCTCCAGGAACTCGTCCGCGCGGGCGTACCGCTGGTCCCGGTCGATGTGCCGGTCGCGGCCGAAGTTGCGGGCCTCGGAGTCCTGGAAGGAGGTCACCACGTTCCAGGCGGCACGGCCCGCGGTCAGGTGGTCGAGGGTGGCGAACGACCGGGCGACGGGGAAGGGTTCGAAGTAGCTGGTGGACACGGTGGCGGCCAGGCCCAGGTGCCGGGTGGCCGCGCCCATGGCCGACAGCACCGCCAGCGGGTCCAGGCGCAGCGATCCGAGGCCGCCGTACCGCAGTTGCGAGTCCGTGCTGCCGCCGAGCCGGTCGGGTACGGACAGGATGTCGGCGAGGAAGACCATGTCGAAGCGGCCTTCCTCCAGGACCCTCCCCACGTGCTGGTAGTACTCGCCGGTCAGCCAGCCGGGGACCGAGCCGGGGTGCCGCCAGCCGCCGGGACGGCCGGGGCCCGCGGTGAGGAAGGCCGCGAGGCGCATCTGCTCGG is from Yinghuangia sp. ASG 101 and encodes:
- a CDS encoding LLM class flavin-dependent oxidoreductase, giving the protein MNTPYPRPEQMRLAAFLTAGPGRPGGWRHPGSVPGWLTGEYYQHVGRVLEEGRFDMVFLADILSVPDRLGGSTDSQLRYGGLGSLRLDPLAVLSAMGAATRHLGLAATVSTSYFEPFPVARSFATLDHLTAGRAAWNVVTSFQDSEARNFGRDRHIDRDQRYARADEFLEVTCKLWDSWADDALVLDRAAPLFADPDKVRAIDHHGRWFDVSGPLNVARPPQGYPVVIQAGASPKGRDFAARWADVIFCSHASLESAQDFYADIKGRAVAAGREPHDVKILPMATPVVAATAAAARESEARLHDLVDPVAGLSILAYHLDVDLSRFPLDEPLPLMDVPGVDGHYREVAERTRRDGLTLRELGRWYGGRTEGSFVGTAADVADGLERWFTEGACDGFMIGAVHTPGAFEDFVRQVVPELQARGLFRTEYSGRTLRENLGLRRPGTGDWRLRAGVPASAGEAR
- a CDS encoding transposase domain-containing protein, translated to MVAEGAFAPGHLGELTRIVPFEMVDEAFAQTGRVQARVRDLPSRVVVYLLLAGCLFPALGRRQVWRRLTAFWKG
- a CDS encoding OsmC family protein, which gives rise to MTASPIVTVSGRTTDVQGRFLVSAGTNHFVTDSRGGPDEAVQAGELLLSSLASCALGNIQTHARERGADLARAAVTVSFERDPDDATRYRRIRLDIHLEGVRAAEGRELVRLFTSSCPIYNTLRRGGTTEVALTTTPPPTPSATDNDRDRSGPSQD